A genomic region of Anopheles coustani chromosome 3, idAnoCousDA_361_x.2, whole genome shotgun sequence contains the following coding sequences:
- the LOC131272012 gene encoding transmembrane protein 179 — protein sequence MALSNVLILSQIAGHVFAFILSMCIFIPLAIHVRSFDGHCLLFTTGTWQEKDGLFDVRWASQAYCNYPIIVGVTLFIIAGVQIYRMALLAYRELESSFLGLFFDVVFSVSLCAMTLIAAIIITFGFMAWCAEMTERFPSCDIADGQNITQVELNIQTSGFYIEMGTAQFGAWASFATWVGLSVFSLLKLINNHQVRNIRVSMYIERQRLVNEDVYRGTTSEVPAASGALSDN from the exons ATGGCATTATCCAACGTGTTAATATTGAGCCAAATCGCTGGCCATGTGTTTGCATTTATTCTATCGATGTGCATCTTCATTCCGCTCGCCATCCATGTCAGATCATTCGA TGGACACTGTTTGTTGTTTACGACCGGTACCTGGCAGGAAAAGGACGGGCTCTTCGATGTGAGGTGGGCGTCGCAAGCATACTGCAACTATCCCATCATCGTCGGGGTCACCCTATTCATTATTGCTGGCGTTCAAATCTACAG GATGGCATTGCTTGCCTACCGTGAACTGGAAAGCTCCTTCCTTGGCCTTTTCTTCGATGTGGTGTTTAGCGTTTCGCTCTGTGCAATGACTCTGATTGCTGCAATCATTATCACCTTCGGTTTCATGGCCTGGTGTGCGGAGATGACCGAACGCTTTCCATC ATGTGACATTGCTGATGGTCAGAACATTACCCAGGTGGAGCTCAACATTCAAACTTCTGGATTTTATATCGAAATGGGCACCGCACAGTTTGGTGCATGGGCTTCATTTGCGACTTGGGTTGGTTTGTCGGTTTTTTCGCTTCTAAAACTGATCAATAACCATCAGGTTCGCAACATTCGCGTATCGATGTATATCGAGCGCCAACGTTTGGTCAATGAGGACGTCTATCGTGGTACAACATCGGAAGTCCCAGCTGCATCCGGAGCGCTAAGTGATAATTAG